From one Neorhizobium galegae genomic stretch:
- a CDS encoding LysR family transcriptional regulator, protein MSSSRPASSSTILHHSLRHLRAFLAVVDTGSVTKAAELCFVSQPAVTQALSKIEKTAGLPLFSRTPQRIFANGAGEILALRIKRAFGYLDPALSELSPRLRVTATTAQLKSLIAVRETENFTLAASRLGLSQPAVYRAVSQLEEEAARPLFERTSYGIVATRAAHALAQAARLAFVELEQADADLAELTAAEIGQIVIGATPLAKSYVLPKAIAGFRKIRPNLPIQIQEGPYPDLLGALRRGEVDFMLGALRVPAPIGDVEQKVLFHDTVVMVSGQAHPLAGREELTVEELAAFPWVVNQSGTPMRRYFDSVFASSANGPPKSIVETGSLILMRELLDSSDHLGCTSRLQAEAEIARGLMRALPFDLSHTSRPIGVTTRRDWLPTAAQQAFFGTSADLVRSIAITITYESGR, encoded by the coding sequence ATGAGTTCCTCGCGGCCCGCTTCCTCATCCACGATCCTGCATCACAGCCTCAGACATCTGAGGGCGTTCCTCGCGGTCGTCGATACCGGCTCTGTGACCAAGGCGGCGGAGCTCTGCTTCGTCTCCCAGCCGGCAGTTACCCAGGCGCTGTCGAAGATCGAAAAGACCGCCGGCCTGCCGCTGTTTTCCCGCACGCCGCAGCGGATTTTTGCCAATGGCGCCGGCGAGATCCTGGCGCTGCGCATCAAGCGCGCCTTCGGATACCTTGATCCCGCCTTGTCGGAACTGTCGCCGCGACTGCGGGTGACGGCGACGACCGCGCAACTGAAGTCGCTGATCGCGGTTCGGGAAACCGAGAATTTTACGCTGGCGGCGAGCCGCCTGGGCCTCAGCCAGCCGGCGGTCTATCGCGCCGTCAGCCAGCTCGAGGAGGAGGCTGCGCGTCCGCTGTTCGAACGGACGTCCTACGGCATCGTCGCCACGCGTGCGGCCCATGCGCTCGCTCAGGCGGCAAGGCTCGCCTTCGTCGAGCTCGAACAGGCGGATGCGGATCTTGCGGAACTGACGGCGGCCGAGATCGGCCAGATCGTCATCGGTGCGACGCCGCTTGCCAAATCCTATGTGCTGCCGAAGGCGATCGCCGGTTTCCGGAAGATCCGGCCGAACCTGCCGATCCAGATCCAGGAGGGTCCCTACCCGGATCTGCTGGGTGCTCTCCGCCGCGGCGAGGTGGATTTCATGCTCGGCGCGCTTCGGGTGCCGGCCCCGATCGGCGATGTGGAGCAGAAGGTGCTGTTTCACGACACGGTGGTCATGGTTTCGGGGCAGGCGCATCCGCTGGCCGGTCGTGAGGAGCTGACGGTCGAGGAGCTTGCCGCCTTCCCCTGGGTCGTCAACCAGAGCGGCACGCCGATGCGCCGGTATTTCGACAGCGTCTTTGCCAGTTCGGCAAACGGGCCGCCGAAGAGCATTGTCGAGACCGGCTCGCTGATCCTGATGCGCGAGCTCCTGGATTCCAGCGACCATCTCGGCTGCACCTCCCGTCTCCAGGCGGAAGCGGAGATCGCCCGCGGGCTGATGCGGGCGCTGCCTTTCGACCTCAGCCACACATCGCGGCCGATTGGAGTGACGACGAGAAGGGACTGGCTGCCGACGGCGGCACAGCAGGCTTTTTTTGGAACTTCTGCCGACTTGGTCCGATCGATCGCTATAACCATAACTTATGAGTCCGGCAGATGA
- the greA gene encoding transcription elongation factor GreA translates to MSVAFTKEESSETASETLLPDRPISPHPNLVTEAGLKALELQLRQAREAYGAASAIEDVNERRRQQANPLRDARYFAARVHTAQLVPDPTSFENVAFGSTVTFSRDDGRVQTYRIVGEDEADPKTGSISFVSPVARLLMGKAVGDVVEAGGRELEILAIS, encoded by the coding sequence TTGAGTGTTGCCTTCACCAAGGAAGAGAGTTCCGAAACCGCTTCGGAAACCCTGCTGCCGGATCGTCCGATTTCGCCGCATCCAAACCTGGTGACGGAAGCGGGGCTGAAGGCCTTGGAATTGCAGCTCCGGCAGGCGCGCGAGGCCTATGGCGCGGCGAGCGCGATCGAGGACGTCAATGAACGGCGGCGCCAGCAGGCAAATCCGTTGCGCGATGCGCGCTATTTTGCGGCGAGAGTTCACACGGCCCAGCTTGTTCCAGATCCGACGTCGTTCGAGAATGTCGCCTTTGGCAGCACGGTGACCTTCAGTCGCGACGATGGGCGCGTGCAGACCTATCGGATCGTCGGAGAGGATGAAGCGGACCCCAAGACCGGATCGATTTCCTTCGTTTCGCCGGTCGCAAGGCTGCTGATGGGCAAGGCTGTCGGAGATGTCGTCGAAGCCGGCGGTCGGGAACTGGAGATTCTCGCAATCTCCTGA
- a CDS encoding branched-chain amino acid ABC transporter permease has product MLTILFDGIAYGMLLFILACGLTVTLGLMNFINLAHGAFAMAGGYVTVVMMNRYGISFYWCLPAAFIVSALIGLVLERTLYQWLYQAPHLDQVLFSIGIVFMAIAATDYFMGGQQQLINLPPELSGRMDVFGVGVGRYRLFTIIVCAALALALQLILSKTRFGSRLRAAVDDRRVAMGLGINVPLVFALTFAFGSGLAGLGGAMGAEILGLDPNFPLKFMIYFLIVVSVGGTSTVSGPFLAALLLGIADVAGKYYVPAIGPFVIYALMIVMLIVRPNGLFSRGGR; this is encoded by the coding sequence ATGCTGACAATCCTGTTCGACGGCATCGCCTATGGGATGCTGCTTTTCATTCTGGCCTGCGGGCTGACGGTGACGCTCGGGCTGATGAACTTCATCAACCTGGCGCATGGCGCCTTTGCCATGGCCGGCGGCTACGTGACCGTGGTGATGATGAACCGCTACGGCATCTCCTTCTATTGGTGCCTGCCGGCGGCCTTCATCGTGTCGGCGCTGATCGGCCTCGTGCTGGAGCGGACGCTCTACCAGTGGCTCTACCAGGCGCCGCATCTGGACCAGGTGCTCTTCTCGATCGGCATCGTCTTCATGGCGATTGCCGCGACCGACTATTTCATGGGCGGCCAGCAGCAGCTGATCAACCTGCCGCCGGAACTCTCCGGCCGCATGGATGTATTCGGCGTCGGCGTCGGCCGCTACCGGCTCTTCACCATCATCGTCTGCGCGGCGCTGGCGCTGGCGCTGCAGCTGATCCTGTCGAAGACCCGCTTCGGCAGCCGGCTGCGCGCTGCGGTCGACGACCGGCGCGTCGCCATGGGCCTCGGCATCAACGTGCCGCTCGTTTTTGCGCTGACCTTCGCCTTCGGTTCGGGCCTTGCCGGTCTCGGCGGGGCGATGGGGGCGGAAATCCTCGGGCTCGATCCGAACTTCCCGCTGAAATTCATGATCTACTTCCTCATCGTCGTCTCCGTCGGCGGCACGTCCACCGTCTCCGGCCCGTTTCTTGCCGCCCTGCTGCTCGGCATTGCCGACGTGGCCGGCAAATATTACGTGCCGGCGATCGGTCCCTTCGTCATCTATGCGCTGATGATCGTCATGCTGATCGTGCGGCCGAACGGCCTGTTCTCAAGGGGCGGCCGATGA
- a CDS encoding ABC transporter substrate-binding protein, translating into MITRRTLMAAAGLAMGGLVAIPASAQETVKIGLILPMTGPFASTGRQVEAGVKAYMALNGDTVAGKKIEVVLRDDGGVADQTRRIAQELVVNDGAKMLMGFGLTPLAMSVAPVLNQAKIPAIITSATTSAIMPQSQYYVRTSMGGPQSAVPVATWAVQNNLKKVVTLVSDYGPGIDIEQGFTNQFKKDGGTIVEAIRVPLANPDFAPFLQRVRDAKPDAVFAFVPAGIGAQFMKQYVDRGLADAGIKLIATGDVTDDDLLNGMGPVAKGVITGHFYSALHDSPENKAFVAQVKKAANNMRPNFMSVGGYDAMTLAYMALKKTNGDTDGTKLIEAMKGATWTSPRGPITIDPATRDIVQDIYMREVKEVNGELYNVEFATFPKIKDPNAK; encoded by the coding sequence ATGATTACCAGAAGAACATTGATGGCTGCGGCCGGTCTCGCCATGGGCGGCCTCGTTGCCATTCCGGCATCCGCGCAGGAAACGGTCAAGATCGGCCTCATCCTGCCGATGACCGGTCCGTTCGCGTCCACCGGCCGTCAGGTCGAGGCGGGTGTCAAGGCCTATATGGCGCTGAACGGCGATACCGTCGCCGGCAAGAAGATCGAAGTCGTGCTGCGCGACGACGGCGGTGTCGCCGACCAGACCCGCCGCATCGCCCAGGAACTCGTCGTCAATGACGGTGCCAAGATGCTGATGGGCTTCGGCTTGACGCCCCTCGCCATGTCGGTTGCACCGGTTCTCAACCAGGCGAAGATCCCGGCGATCATTACCTCGGCCACGACCTCGGCGATCATGCCGCAGTCGCAGTATTACGTCCGTACCTCGATGGGCGGCCCGCAGTCCGCCGTTCCGGTGGCCACCTGGGCGGTGCAGAACAACCTGAAAAAGGTCGTGACGCTGGTCTCCGATTACGGTCCGGGGATCGATATCGAGCAGGGTTTCACCAACCAGTTCAAGAAAGACGGCGGCACGATCGTCGAAGCGATCCGCGTTCCGCTGGCGAACCCGGATTTCGCCCCCTTCCTGCAGCGCGTCCGTGACGCCAAGCCTGACGCGGTCTTCGCCTTCGTGCCGGCCGGCATCGGTGCGCAGTTCATGAAGCAGTATGTCGACCGCGGCCTGGCCGACGCCGGTATCAAGCTGATTGCCACCGGCGACGTCACCGACGATGACCTGCTGAACGGCATGGGCCCGGTCGCCAAGGGCGTCATAACCGGCCATTTCTATTCGGCCCTGCACGACAGCCCGGAAAACAAGGCTTTCGTCGCCCAGGTGAAGAAGGCTGCCAACAACATGCGTCCGAACTTCATGTCGGTCGGCGGCTATGACGCCATGACGCTCGCTTATATGGCGCTGAAGAAGACCAATGGCGATACCGACGGCACCAAGCTCATCGAAGCCATGAAGGGCGCCACTTGGACGAGCCCGCGTGGCCCGATCACCATCGATCCGGCCACCCGTGACATCGTCCAGGACATCTACATGCGCGAAGTCAAGGAAGTGAACGGCGAACTCTACAACGTCGAATTCGCGACCTTCCCGAAGATCAAGGACCCGAACGCCAAGTAA
- the dctP gene encoding TRAP transporter substrate-binding protein DctP, whose product MTFDLTRRHFLGATLATAALSVPALAQDKPVLKFSAVFSEQDIRAQMTKMFAEAIAGSYKLEPYYGGNLFKQGTELVAIQRGNLQMGNIAPQDISNQIPEWSVLTSAYLFRDAQHVTKFFQSAAGAEFKKMADEKLGVHILGPTYFGARQIGLKPNKKITTPADMAGIKLRMPGGDAWQFLGASLGANPTPMAYAEVYTGLQTGAIDGQDNPLPNVKNMKFYEVMSQIVMTSHLIGYDLLTISSKIWKGMSADQQKSFQAAADKAMKWSEDQHLAQEKTLVDEFKKAGLNIYEPDIAAFRKFAQEKYLASDLAKSWPKGVLEKVAAI is encoded by the coding sequence ATGACATTCGATCTGACCCGCCGACACTTTCTCGGCGCTACATTGGCAACCGCCGCACTGTCCGTGCCGGCGCTGGCACAGGACAAGCCGGTCCTGAAGTTTTCCGCGGTATTTTCCGAACAGGATATTCGCGCCCAGATGACCAAGATGTTCGCCGAGGCGATCGCCGGCTCGTACAAGCTGGAGCCTTACTACGGCGGCAACCTCTTCAAGCAGGGCACCGAGCTCGTCGCCATCCAGCGCGGCAATCTGCAGATGGGCAATATCGCTCCGCAGGATATTTCCAACCAGATCCCGGAATGGTCGGTGCTCACCTCGGCCTATCTGTTCCGCGACGCGCAGCATGTGACCAAGTTCTTCCAGAGCGCGGCCGGCGCGGAATTCAAGAAGATGGCCGACGAAAAACTCGGCGTTCATATTCTCGGCCCAACCTATTTCGGCGCCCGGCAGATCGGTTTGAAGCCGAACAAGAAGATCACCACGCCCGCGGACATGGCGGGCATCAAGCTGCGCATGCCGGGTGGCGACGCTTGGCAGTTCCTCGGCGCCTCGTTGGGAGCCAACCCCACGCCGATGGCCTATGCCGAAGTCTATACCGGTCTGCAGACCGGCGCGATCGACGGCCAGGACAATCCGCTGCCGAACGTCAAGAACATGAAGTTCTACGAAGTCATGTCGCAGATCGTCATGACCTCGCACCTCATCGGCTATGATCTGCTCACCATTTCCAGCAAGATCTGGAAGGGCATGAGCGCCGACCAGCAGAAGTCCTTCCAGGCAGCCGCTGACAAGGCGATGAAGTGGAGCGAGGACCAGCACCTTGCGCAGGAGAAGACGCTGGTCGACGAATTCAAGAAAGCCGGCCTCAATATCTACGAGCCGGACATCGCGGCCTTCCGCAAATTTGCCCAGGAGAAATACCTGGCCTCGGATCTTGCCAAGTCATGGCCGAAAGGTGTCCTCGAGAAGGTTGCGGCAATCTGA
- a CDS encoding TRAP transporter large permease has translation MNLTSPFSIALVVITALAFLGLPIGLSMMCGSILYLLLAGADMGTVAEQFLNGMYSNYLILSVPLFVLAAEFMNIGSMTERLLAFCNVLVGRFRGGLAQVNVVQSIIFAGMSGSAIADAAGSGRMMQNMMTRDGRYTPSYAAALTAVTSVIGPIIPPSIPMVIYALVSDASIGYLFLAGMVPGLLMAGLQMMQVAITARRKNFPVEDPVPLRDIPRITWRAFPALMMPVVLLGCIYSGITTPTEAAALAAAYALVISLVIYRSISFGAFYDSLLLSAKSTASIGMLIAGSLVFNYVVTIENIPDTLRVLLTSWDLTPTGFLILVNILLLLLGCVLEGTAILLIIVPVFIPTAQALGIDMVHFGVVVVVNIMLGLVTPPYGLLLFIMTNISGVPVKDIIKDAAPFIFWMVVSLVIITFMPDVVLWLPRLMGYQG, from the coding sequence ATGAACCTTACAAGCCCCTTTTCGATCGCGCTCGTCGTCATCACGGCGCTCGCCTTCCTTGGCCTGCCGATCGGCCTTTCCATGATGTGCGGCTCGATCCTCTACCTGCTCCTCGCCGGGGCGGACATGGGCACGGTGGCCGAGCAGTTCCTGAACGGCATGTATTCGAACTACCTCATCCTTTCGGTGCCGCTCTTCGTGCTGGCCGCGGAATTCATGAATATCGGTTCGATGACCGAACGGCTGCTGGCGTTCTGCAACGTGCTGGTCGGCCGCTTCCGTGGCGGACTGGCGCAGGTCAACGTGGTGCAGAGCATCATCTTCGCCGGCATGTCCGGCTCGGCGATCGCCGATGCCGCCGGCAGCGGCCGGATGATGCAGAACATGATGACGCGGGACGGGCGCTATACGCCAAGCTATGCCGCGGCGTTGACGGCTGTCACTTCCGTCATCGGCCCGATCATCCCGCCCTCGATCCCGATGGTCATCTATGCGCTCGTGTCGGATGCCTCGATCGGCTACCTCTTCCTCGCAGGGATGGTGCCTGGCCTGCTGATGGCCGGCCTGCAGATGATGCAGGTGGCGATCACCGCGCGGCGCAAAAATTTCCCCGTTGAAGATCCGGTGCCGCTGCGGGATATTCCCCGCATTACCTGGCGGGCCTTCCCGGCTTTGATGATGCCGGTCGTGCTGCTCGGCTGCATCTATTCAGGTATTACGACTCCGACCGAAGCCGCCGCGCTCGCCGCCGCCTATGCGCTGGTCATCTCGCTGGTCATCTACCGGAGCATCAGCTTCGGAGCCTTCTACGATTCGCTGTTGCTCAGCGCCAAGTCGACGGCGTCGATCGGCATGTTGATCGCCGGTTCTCTGGTCTTCAACTATGTCGTGACGATCGAAAACATCCCGGACACCCTCCGGGTGCTTTTGACCAGCTGGGACCTGACGCCCACCGGCTTTCTCATCCTCGTCAATATCCTGCTGCTTCTGCTCGGCTGCGTGCTGGAAGGCACGGCGATCCTCCTGATCATCGTGCCGGTCTTCATCCCGACCGCCCAGGCGCTCGGCATCGACATGGTGCATTTCGGGGTCGTGGTGGTGGTCAACATCATGCTCGGCCTTGTCACGCCGCCTTACGGGCTGCTGCTCTTCATCATGACGAACATTTCCGGTGTGCCGGTGAAGGACATCATCAAGGACGCGGCACCCTTCATTTTCTGGATGGTGGTCAGCCTGGTCATCATCACTTTCATGCCGGACGTCGTCCTCTGGCTTCCGCGCCTCATGGGTTATCAGGGGTGA
- a CDS encoding MYG1 family protein → MTPDFLVTHSGGFHADELLSSVILTRLFPKARIVRSRAPEWITPGADRIIYDVGGAYDAAAQIFDHHQRGAPLRDDGQPYSSFGLVWKHYGRDYLAALGLPGAHIETLHASFDGSFVLPIDLMDNGALSPSIAGPLAGLTLPALLETLKPVFDEKDPEAENRSFHTALAIARSFVEARIAQSAAKLRAEALVHQAIVDTGEGRILELPTGMPFRPAIIKAGADHLLFVVHPRDKDWCLTTIRRADEGFEVRADLPAAWAGLTDRDLEAACGVEGASFCHNGRFIAAARTREAALAMAELAVREAVANGVK, encoded by the coding sequence ATGACCCCAGATTTTCTCGTCACCCATTCGGGTGGCTTCCATGCCGACGAACTGCTGTCGAGCGTCATCCTGACCCGGCTTTTCCCAAAGGCTCGTATCGTTCGCAGCCGGGCGCCGGAATGGATCACGCCCGGTGCCGACCGCATCATCTACGACGTCGGCGGCGCCTATGACGCTGCGGCGCAGATCTTCGATCACCACCAACGCGGCGCACCGCTGCGCGACGATGGCCAGCCCTACAGCTCGTTCGGGCTGGTCTGGAAGCACTATGGCCGTGATTACCTTGCCGCCCTGGGCCTTCCTGGGGCTCATATCGAGACTTTGCACGCTTCTTTCGATGGGAGCTTCGTGCTTCCGATCGATCTGATGGACAATGGTGCGCTCAGCCCCTCGATTGCGGGGCCGCTGGCTGGGCTCACTCTGCCAGCTCTCCTGGAAACCCTGAAACCGGTGTTCGACGAAAAGGACCCGGAAGCAGAAAACCGCAGCTTTCACACGGCACTCGCCATTGCCCGCAGTTTCGTCGAAGCACGGATTGCCCAGAGCGCTGCCAAACTGCGGGCCGAGGCGCTCGTGCATCAGGCGATCGTGGATACGGGCGAGGGGCGCATTCTCGAATTGCCGACGGGAATGCCGTTCCGCCCGGCGATCATCAAGGCGGGCGCCGATCATCTGTTGTTCGTCGTTCACCCGCGCGACAAGGACTGGTGCCTCACGACCATCCGCCGTGCGGATGAAGGTTTCGAGGTGCGCGCCGATCTGCCGGCGGCCTGGGCCGGCCTGACCGATCGCGATCTCGAGGCAGCCTGCGGCGTGGAGGGCGCGAGCTTCTGTCATAATGGCCGGTTCATCGCCGCCGCCAGGACCCGCGAAGCGGCGCTCGCGATGGCGGAGCTCGCGGTTAGGGAAGCCGTCGCCAACGGGGTCAAGTAA
- a CDS encoding ABC transporter substrate-binding protein: protein MLNRRMLIAAAGVALSCLAAIPAAAQETIKIGLILPMTGPFASTGRQVSAGAKTFMVMKGDTVAGKKIELVIRDDAGTADQTRRIAQELVVNDGAKVLAGFGLTPLAMAVAPVATQAKIPSVVMAAGTASITKASEYITRTSGTLPQYSLPVGTWAAANKIKKVVTLVSDYGPGIDAEKWFTKEFKAKGGEIVEAVRVPLANPDFAPFLQRVRDAKPDAVFVFLPSGAGSLFMKQFADRGLADAGIKLIATGDVTDDDILNSMGKPAIGTITGHFYATAHDSPENKAYVAAFKKANADMRPNFMSVGGFDGMALIYAALEKTKGDVTGPAFMAAVKGLSWTSPRGPVSIDPETRDIIQNIYMREVKDVNGELQNVEFQTFKDLKDPEKADAK from the coding sequence ATGCTGAACAGAAGAATGCTCATTGCAGCGGCGGGCGTAGCGCTCAGCTGCCTTGCTGCCATTCCGGCAGCCGCCCAGGAAACCATCAAGATCGGCCTCATCCTGCCGATGACCGGTCCGTTTGCATCGACCGGCCGTCAGGTTTCGGCCGGCGCCAAGACATTCATGGTGATGAAGGGCGACACGGTCGCCGGCAAGAAGATCGAGCTCGTCATCCGCGACGACGCCGGCACGGCCGACCAGACCCGTCGCATCGCCCAGGAACTGGTCGTCAACGACGGCGCCAAGGTTCTGGCCGGCTTCGGCCTGACGCCGCTCGCCATGGCGGTTGCCCCAGTCGCGACCCAGGCGAAGATCCCGTCGGTGGTCATGGCTGCCGGCACGGCTTCGATCACCAAGGCGTCGGAATACATCACCCGCACCTCGGGCACCCTGCCGCAATATTCGCTGCCGGTCGGCACCTGGGCTGCCGCCAACAAGATCAAGAAGGTGGTGACGCTGGTTTCCGACTACGGTCCGGGCATCGACGCCGAAAAATGGTTCACCAAGGAGTTCAAGGCCAAGGGTGGCGAGATCGTCGAGGCCGTGCGCGTGCCGCTCGCCAACCCCGACTTCGCACCCTTCCTGCAGCGCGTCCGTGACGCCAAGCCCGATGCGGTCTTCGTGTTCCTGCCCTCGGGCGCCGGTTCGCTGTTCATGAAGCAGTTCGCAGACCGCGGTCTTGCCGATGCCGGCATCAAGCTGATTGCAACAGGCGACGTCACCGACGACGATATCCTGAACTCGATGGGCAAGCCGGCAATCGGCACCATTACCGGCCATTTCTATGCGACCGCGCATGACAGCCCGGAAAACAAGGCCTATGTCGCCGCCTTCAAGAAGGCCAATGCCGACATGCGCCCGAACTTCATGTCGGTCGGCGGTTTCGACGGCATGGCGCTGATCTACGCAGCGCTCGAAAAGACCAAGGGCGACGTCACCGGCCCGGCCTTCATGGCAGCCGTCAAGGGCCTCTCCTGGACGAGCCCGCGCGGTCCCGTCTCGATCGATCCGGAAACGCGCGACATCATCCAGAACATCTACATGCGCGAGGTCAAGGACGTGAACGGCGAGCTGCAGAACGTCGAGTTCCAGACGTTCAAGGATCTCAAGGATCCGGAAAAGGCCGACGCCAAGTAA
- a CDS encoding type II 3-dehydroquinate dehydratase: MKPIYILNGPNLNRLGKREPEIYGTTTLGEVEAWCREAAGERPVEFRQTNSEEKLIDWVHEAIDEGAGIIINPAAFTFTSLALLDALKMFRGPIIEFHISNVHRREQIYHNSYVSMTATTVMAGLGATGYPLAVKALERLIEEQRR; this comes from the coding sequence ATGAAACCGATCTATATTCTCAACGGCCCGAACCTCAATCGGCTCGGGAAGCGCGAGCCGGAAATCTACGGCACCACGACGCTTGGTGAAGTGGAGGCGTGGTGCCGGGAGGCGGCGGGCGAACGCCCGGTCGAGTTCCGCCAGACCAACAGCGAGGAAAAGCTGATCGACTGGGTGCATGAGGCGATCGACGAGGGTGCGGGGATCATCATCAACCCTGCCGCCTTCACCTTCACGTCCCTGGCGCTCCTCGATGCGTTGAAGATGTTCAGGGGGCCGATCATCGAGTTTCACATCAGCAACGTCCATCGCCGTGAACAGATCTATCACAACTCCTATGTCTCCATGACGGCGACGACGGTGATGGCCGGCCTCGGGGCTACAGGTTATCCGCTGGCGGTGAAGGCCCTGGAACGCCTGATCGAAGAGCAGAGACGATAA
- a CDS encoding TRAP transporter small permease: MNSKLIAAGGWLRRRAENLLALMLLGMFVAFVLQIVFRYILNLSVGWTNEISVVLWIWIVLFGAAFVVREVEEIRFDFFWAGAGDKARRVMQTICAIALVVLFGMSLPAVIDYVTFMKVESTAYLKIRFDYLYSIYIVFAVAMIVRYIWLGVLAVRGRAPEAFDPTKAGSGV; encoded by the coding sequence ATGAATTCGAAACTTATCGCTGCCGGCGGCTGGCTGCGGCGCCGCGCCGAAAATCTCCTGGCGCTGATGCTGCTCGGGATGTTTGTCGCTTTCGTCCTGCAGATCGTCTTCCGCTACATCCTGAACCTGTCGGTCGGCTGGACCAACGAGATCAGTGTCGTGCTGTGGATCTGGATCGTGCTGTTCGGCGCCGCTTTCGTGGTGCGGGAAGTGGAAGAAATACGCTTCGACTTCTTCTGGGCCGGCGCCGGCGACAAGGCGCGGCGGGTGATGCAGACCATCTGCGCCATCGCGCTCGTCGTCTTGTTCGGCATGTCCCTGCCGGCGGTGATCGACTATGTGACCTTCATGAAGGTGGAAAGTACCGCCTATTTGAAGATCCGCTTCGACTACCTCTATTCCATCTACATCGTCTTCGCCGTCGCGATGATCGTGCGTTACATCTGGCTCGGGGTGCTCGCGGTTCGCGGCAGGGCGCCTGAAGCCTTCGATCCCACCAAGGCGGGCTCGGGCGTATGA
- a CDS encoding branched-chain amino acid ABC transporter permease: MSVLPQETTVPANPSTAAAETRAAKLMKRRSRIRFYEIIVWIAAIAAYFLLPSKMLILTEIAILALFAVSLDLVLGFAGIVSLGHTAFFGLGAYVAGLMAQHYFAEPVTGLIVAGAASGVLGLLTSFLILRGSDLTRLMTTLGIGLMMAEVANQMAWLTGGADGLSGFSPGPILGMFEFDLFGKVGYLYCVGVLFIGTMIMRRIAFSPFGLSLKAIKGNSMRSAMVAVPGRKRIVTAYTIAAVFAGMAGALLTQTTAFVSPDVLAFHRSADVLLVLVIGGTGYLYGGIFGAILFTLVKDWLSVITPQYWMFYIGLLLVILVLIGRDRLSRWVEYLPERLSKKEDR; this comes from the coding sequence ATGAGCGTTCTTCCGCAGGAAACCACCGTGCCAGCAAATCCCTCCACCGCTGCCGCCGAAACCCGTGCTGCGAAGCTGATGAAGCGCCGGAGCCGCATCCGCTTCTACGAGATCATCGTCTGGATCGCCGCGATCGCCGCTTACTTCCTGCTGCCGTCGAAGATGCTGATCCTCACCGAGATCGCCATCCTGGCGCTGTTTGCCGTGTCGCTCGACCTGGTGCTCGGGTTCGCCGGCATAGTATCGCTCGGCCATACCGCCTTCTTCGGCCTCGGCGCCTATGTGGCGGGCCTGATGGCGCAGCATTATTTTGCCGAGCCGGTGACCGGCTTGATCGTCGCGGGCGCCGCCTCCGGCGTGCTCGGCCTGCTCACTAGCTTCCTCATCCTGCGTGGTTCCGACCTCACCCGCCTGATGACCACGCTCGGCATCGGCCTGATGATGGCGGAAGTCGCCAACCAGATGGCCTGGCTGACCGGCGGCGCCGACGGCCTCAGCGGTTTTTCGCCCGGCCCGATCCTCGGCATGTTCGAGTTCGACCTGTTCGGCAAGGTCGGTTATCTCTATTGCGTCGGCGTGCTCTTCATCGGCACGATGATCATGCGCCGCATCGCCTTCTCGCCCTTCGGCCTGTCGCTGAAGGCGATCAAGGGCAACTCGATGCGCTCTGCCATGGTCGCCGTGCCGGGCCGCAAGCGCATCGTCACCGCCTATACGATCGCGGCGGTGTTTGCCGGCATGGCGGGGGCGCTGCTCACCCAGACGACCGCCTTCGTTTCCCCCGATGTGCTCGCCTTCCATCGCTCGGCCGACGTCCTGCTGGTGCTCGTCATCGGCGGTACCGGCTATCTCTATGGCGGCATCTTCGGGGCGATCCTGTTCACGCTCGTCAAGGACTGGCTGTCGGTGATCACCCCGCAATACTGGATGTTCTATATCGGCCTGCTGCTCGTCATCCTGGTGCTGATCGGCCGTGATCGGCTGTCGCGCTGGGTCGAATACCTGCCGGAACGCCTCTCGAAGAAGGAGGACCGCTGA